The Methanomassiliicoccus sp. DNA segment CCAATAGTTCCTTTCCTTGCATTTTTTGTCCACCTCTCCTCCAATACCAAACAATTTGGTGAGAAGATACAGCGATTAAGGGGATTATAAACCATTGTTATGGATGGATAATCCATCCTAGCGTTCTTGAGGAACATCCTTCAAAGCCAGCATAAAAAAAGGCCCTCATGGATGGATAGAACAATCGTACATCCCCTCTGTTGTAACAATAATTATATACTTAGAAGAAAGCGGTATTCAGACCCGGTACGACGGTCATTTTATATTGAACGCCTTCAGTGATTCGATGCCCCCGTCCAGCACCGTTATGTCGTGAAACCCCATCTCATTCAGCTGGTCCAAGGCCTTCACGCACCTCTTCCCCACCTTGCAGTAGATCAGCAGCGGGGTATCCCGGTCCAGCGGTCCTAGGTCGCCCTTGAGGGCATCCACCGGCACGTTCCTGGCCCCCTCTATCCGTTCCCTCCTGAACTCCTCCGGGGTGCGCACATCTATGAGCAAGCATTCGCCCTTCTCCACCCCCTCCATCATCGCTATGAATAGGTCTGGGGCGACCTTGGCGGCATTTCCCGGGCGGTTCTCCATAAGTCCAAATCTAGCTCCTGAGGTAGATTATGCTATCGCCCGGGCAACGATTATCTATCACCGGCTGCGTATCTCGGCCGAGATGACGCTCAAGGAAGGCCTGGAAAGGGAGATCTCGGCGATCGTGGGCCAGGAAAATTGCTCCACCCGTATCGCCGACCTA contains these protein-coding regions:
- a CDS encoding rhodanese-like domain-containing protein, with the protein product MLIDVRTPEEFRRERIEGARNVPVDALKGDLGPLDRDTPLLIYCKVGKRCVKALDQLNEMGFHDITVLDGGIESLKAFNIK